AGGTCCACAATTGTGGAACCGAGCCCTGGTCTGGAATGGGCGCGCTGGCGAGGGCCTGCATCTCCGGTGCCTTCCGGAGGAGGAAGAATCCTTCGTCGTCCATTTCGAAGTCAGAGACTCCTTGTAGAACTGGGTGCGATGAATCCTCCAGGTGCATCTTCAAGACGCCGCGCCACCAGTTCCGCTCGCCGTGTTGCTTCGCGCCTCCGGCAACGCCAGCGAACCATGTCGCGTCATCACCGCACATCCCGTCGTGAAGCACCACCAAACCGCCTCCGCGCTCGCGGAAGCCGTCGAGCCGTACACGCTCGTCGGGCGTGATGTCGGCGCCATCTCCTTTGTAGATGATGAGCACGTCCGCTTTGGACAACTCCGCTTCTGTCGGGAAGCGCAACGCGCCGTCGACCACCGCGCCACGGTCGGTCAGCAGCTTCTTCCAGTCCTCGAGGAAGCGTGGGTAATCATGCTCGCCCGGACCGTGCGTCTTTTCGCCAGCGCGGATGAAGATGCTGAGCGGCTGCTCTTGGGCCGTGAGTGGCGTGTACACGCACACGGCGAAGATCGCAAGGAGGGCCAGGCGGACGGTCGTAAGGTGTGTAGCGCTCATGGGTTTTGCTCTCGGTCGCGCGATCGCGACGGGTAGGTCTTGCTGAAGTCGTTCCGGCTGTTGGTGACAGTGAACGTGCCATCTGCGTGCGCCGAGACCTTGATCCAGTGCGCCGGCCCGGTATGACCTGGGCCTCGGCGGCCTCGTCGAGGCGCTCCTGGTGGGGGCGGAGGGGTGGTGAGAATCGTCGCGAGAGCCGCTGGCTCCTCGACGTTCGCGATGAATGCTCCCGCAGGGTTGTACTCGATGCCGCCAGTGTGCGACCAGTGCAGCTGCCAGAGATCCTCGAGGCCTGGAGAGGCGTGTAGGATGCGAAACGTCTGCTCGGCGGCGCCTTTACGCGTGCCGTTCTGGGTGATCGCGACGCGCGGTTGAAGCGCGTGCACCAGGACCGCGGATCCCGACTGGTCGAGCCCGTGGTGCGACGTGAGGTACAGATCCACCGTTCCTATCGGATTGGTCGGGCACATCAAGTCACGTTCGTTGTTCCACAACAAATCGCCCAGGTCGATCAGGCGGAACTCGCCGTAAGCAACGACGCTACCGACCGACTGGCCATTTTCTGGATCTCCTGTGTTTTCTCGGGGCTCGAAGTCGTCACAGTACGGGTTCGGCTGACCTGCACCTGAGAGAGGGTCTTGCAGAGTCTTGCCGGCAGCGGTGACGATGCGCCACTCGAGGCCTGCCACAGGCACGGTGTCGCCCGGCGTCACCACGGTGTGCTTCGCCTTGCCGTACAGCGACGCGTACGCCTCCTGAAAACCCTCCACGTGTTCCTGCTCCTCCACCGTCGGCCCGTGATCGAGGAAGTGGCGGATTGGAATCCGCTTTGCGAGCTCTTGAAGCCCACCGATGTGATCGCCGTGATAGTGGGTGCTAATCAAGTAGTCGATCTGCTCGAGCCCGGCGTCGGTGACCGCTGCCATGATCCGTTCGACATCACGGTCGCCAGGACTCCCGGTATCGACGAGCACCGACTCACCCGAAGGCGACACGAAGACCGTGGCTTTGCCGCCCTCGACGTCGACAATGTAGATGTCCAATGTCTGCTGCTGGCCCTGCGCGCGAGCCGTGAAGACCATCAGGGTC
The sequence above is a segment of the Luteitalea sp. genome. Coding sequences within it:
- a CDS encoding MBL fold metallo-hydrolase → MRATIGCVLTLTLMVFTARAQGQQQTLDIYIVDVEGGKATVFVSPSGESVLVDTGSPGDRDVERIMAAVTDAGLEQIDYLISTHYHGDHIGGLQELAKRIPIRHFLDHGPTVEEQEHVEGFQEAYASLYGKAKHTVVTPGDTVPVAGLEWRIVTAAGKTLQDPLSGAGQPNPYCDDFEPRENTGDPENGQSVGSVVAYGEFRLIDLGDLLWNNERDLMCPTNPIGTVDLYLTSHHGLDQSGSAVLVHALQPRVAITQNGTRKGAAEQTFRILHASPGLEDLWQLHWSHTGGIEYNPAGAFIANVEEPAALATILTTPPPPPGAPRRGRRGPGHTGPAHWIKVSAHADGTFTVTNSRNDFSKTYPSRSRDREQNP